From one Actinomycetes bacterium genomic stretch:
- a CDS encoding DUF4326 domain-containing protein yields MTRPHRVRLGGNLFHPIVPPGAVGITRQLGPWGNPHRVGKPCRACPGVTHDLEQALALHRRDLDADPDQTAAVRRHLAGQNLACWCPAGGRCHGDYLLKVANKP; encoded by the coding sequence ATGACCCGCCCTCACCGTGTCCGCCTCGGCGGCAACCTGTTCCACCCGATCGTCCCGCCGGGTGCGGTTGGCATCACCCGCCAGCTCGGCCCGTGGGGCAACCCGCACCGGGTCGGGAAGCCCTGCCGCGCGTGCCCCGGCGTCACCCACGACCTCGAGCAGGCGCTCGCCCTGCACCGCCGGGACCTCGACGCCGACCCCGACCAGACGGCCGCCGTGCGCCGGCACCTGGCTGGCCAGAACCTGGCGTGCTGGTGCCCGGCGGGTGGGCGGTGCCACGGCGACTACCTGCTCAAGGTGGCCAACAAGCCATGA
- a CDS encoding tyrosine-type recombinase/integrase has product MTHPEFALLGTSWELALRADGYSDSTVRSYRQAVASLAAWLTETGQADIGPAELTRDHIRDWLVHRRETASSSTARAEFSGVRHFARFLVEEGEAARDATQGIRTPAAGDPETPVLSVEDLRRLLATCAGQDFVARRDAAVILLFADGGLRRSELAGLQVADVDLADRIVCVAGKGSRRAVPRHRAVPVGVKTARALDRYLRERRRHPYADSPALWLGGRGRPLLSDSGVEKMLERRGELAGLTGLHAHVFRHTWASQFRSAGGNEGDLMVLGGWHSRAMLDRYGKVQAGDRAAEAARRLSLGDRL; this is encoded by the coding sequence ATGACGCACCCCGAGTTCGCGCTCCTCGGCACGAGCTGGGAGCTCGCCCTGCGCGCCGATGGCTACTCGGACTCGACCGTGCGGTCCTACCGGCAGGCGGTCGCGAGCCTGGCCGCCTGGCTCACTGAGACGGGCCAAGCCGACATCGGCCCGGCCGAGCTCACGCGCGACCACATCCGCGACTGGCTCGTCCACCGGCGCGAGACCGCGTCCAGCTCCACCGCCCGCGCCGAGTTCTCGGGCGTCCGCCACTTCGCGCGCTTCCTCGTCGAGGAGGGCGAGGCGGCCCGGGACGCCACCCAAGGGATCCGCACTCCCGCGGCGGGCGACCCCGAGACCCCGGTCCTGTCGGTCGAGGACCTCCGCCGCCTGCTCGCCACCTGCGCCGGGCAGGACTTCGTGGCGCGGCGGGACGCCGCGGTGATCCTGCTGTTCGCCGACGGCGGCCTGCGCCGGAGCGAGCTGGCCGGCCTGCAGGTGGCCGACGTCGACCTCGCCGACCGGATCGTCTGCGTTGCCGGCAAGGGCTCCCGCCGCGCGGTGCCGCGGCACCGCGCCGTTCCCGTCGGCGTCAAGACCGCCAGGGCGCTCGACAGGTACCTCCGGGAGCGCCGCCGCCACCCCTACGCCGACTCCCCCGCCTTGTGGCTCGGCGGCCGGGGCCGCCCGCTGCTGAGTGACAGCGGGGTGGAGAAGATGCTCGAACGCCGCGGCGAGCTGGCTGGCCTGACGGGCCTCCACGCGCACGTGTTCCGCCACACCTGGGCGAGCCAGTTCCGCTCGGCCGGCGGCAACGAGGGTGACCTCATGGTCCTCGGCGGCTGGCACTCCAGGGCGATGCTGGACCGCTACGGCAAGGTGCAGGCGGGCGACCGGGCGGCCGAGGCGGCCCGGCGGCTGTCGCTCGGGGACCGGCTCTAA
- a CDS encoding 5'-3' exonuclease: MDSPRPTLLVLDSPSIVYRAFFALPKSIADPDGVPVNAVRGYLDMFSRLLIDHRPGAVLHVLDADWRPQWRVEAWPGYKASRPDDPPELPGQVPVLRAVLEAAGLPVAEAQGYEADDVIGTVAAAAGPDERLAVVTGDRDLLQVVRDPVAWVLFPVKGTSQLTRFDEATVAARYGVPPSRYVDYAILRGDPSDGLPGIAGVGEKTAARLVSEFASLDELVAGRGRLAPRLASALEGSGEYLAAMRRIVPVATDVAWTATPSHPPDRERLDALAAARGLEGPVRRLRAALATAGLAPTAGQGGA, encoded by the coding sequence ATGGACAGCCCACGGCCCACCCTGCTGGTGCTCGACTCGCCGAGCATCGTGTACCGGGCGTTCTTCGCCCTGCCCAAGTCCATCGCCGACCCTGACGGCGTGCCCGTGAACGCGGTCCGCGGCTACCTCGACATGTTCTCCCGCCTGCTGATCGACCACCGCCCGGGCGCCGTCCTGCACGTCCTGGACGCCGACTGGCGCCCGCAGTGGCGGGTCGAGGCCTGGCCCGGCTACAAGGCCAGCCGCCCCGACGACCCACCGGAGCTGCCCGGCCAGGTCCCGGTGCTGCGCGCGGTGCTCGAGGCGGCCGGGCTGCCGGTCGCCGAGGCCCAGGGGTACGAGGCCGACGACGTCATCGGCACAGTCGCCGCGGCGGCCGGCCCCGACGAGCGCCTCGCGGTCGTCACCGGCGACCGGGACCTGCTCCAGGTGGTGCGCGACCCGGTCGCCTGGGTGCTGTTCCCGGTCAAGGGGACCTCGCAGCTCACCCGCTTCGACGAGGCGACCGTGGCCGCCCGGTACGGCGTCCCGCCCAGCCGCTACGTCGACTACGCCATCCTGCGCGGCGACCCGTCCGACGGCCTGCCCGGGATCGCCGGGGTCGGGGAGAAGACCGCCGCCAGGCTCGTCTCGGAGTTCGCCAGCCTGGACGAGCTGGTCGCTGGCCGCGGGCGGCTGGCGCCACGCCTGGCCAGCGCGCTCGAGGGCAGCGGCGAGTACCTCGCGGCGATGCGGCGGATCGTGCCGGTCGCCACCGACGTCGCCTGGACCGCCACCCCGTCCCACCCCCCCGACCGCGAGCGCCTCGACGCCCTGGCTGCGGCGCGCGGCCTCGAAGGCCCGGTCCGCCGCCTCAGGGCCGCGCTGGCCACCGCCGGCCTCGCCCCGACGGCCGGGCAGGGCGGTGCCTGA